A genome region from Lactobacillus sp. ESL0791 includes the following:
- a CDS encoding PolC-type DNA polymerase III codes for MADKNELFLKLLKQVKFPQEFADNELLQKGEIENVDVYAKEHRWDIHVFFATPLKFATYDALCKAITATFSAFVTVQLFIRTRDGSDETLPEYWHYAVENSQILQPMAREFIANHQPQKEDNRWVIPVDNSIVDSLVEQQMLDQLAEEMRSFGFFNLKFITEVNEQNTDNNLESLQQLQQEHEQNMQEVYEAAPEKPKEKVQTYPTRKTSYGNRKLDQSLPITQIKDIEDGSRNIVIEGNIFNIESRELKTGSIIFTGEITDYTDSIGFKKFVSDKEQAKSMSAIKPGTWAKMQGTAADDQWQHEVVFNISSFEIVEHVGREEKYQGEQKRVELHLHTNMSQLDATNTATDFVMAAKKFGQKAIAITDHGDVQAFPEAYNAGKKAGVKIVYGVEANMIDDHALLVLNPAPMTYEDREFVIFDVETTGLSSVYDTIIEIGAVKMKNGEVIERFDKFINPHHPLSEQTINLTSITDEMVGAADDEAVVIKQFKDFYGTDPLCGHNVQFDVGFVNAALRRADLDEIKQPVVDTLEVSRLLHPEQARHTLDSLVKKYNVVLEHHHRANQDAEATGYLMFKMLDAFKKKFGEDDLGKLNDYAKGGQVYKRARPSHMTILAQNQAGLKNMYRLVSIASTKDFYRIPRTPKSDLAENHAGLLYGSGCGEGDVFVAMMQKGYDEARKKAKFYDYLEVQPPAAYSQLIADNLIADEAELEEILANIYKLGKELNKPVVATGDVHYLDPHDAIYRTILISAQRSNPDRNKEQPDLHFYTTQEMLEAFDFLGKDVAQEIVIDNPRAIADSVEEIAPIKDGLYPPHIKNADEEMKRLTYDKAYELYGKPLPKIVADRIEMELNSIISNGYAVIYLISQRLVAKSNKDGYLVGSRGSVGSSLVATMSGITEVNPLAPHYRCPQCKYSEFFENGEYGSGFDLPDKKCPECGTELVKDGQDIPFATFLGFHGDKVPDIDLNFSGDYQPVAHNFIRVMFGPDNSYRAGTIATVADKTAYGYAKHFDEERELKLRGAELDRLAAGVSGVKRTTGQHPAGIVVVPDDMDIYDFTPVQYPADDVNAAWLTTHFDFHSIHDNILKFDILGHDDPTMIRMLQDLSGIDPLTIPPDDPGVMSLFSSPKILGVTPEQIQSKTGTLGVPEFGTRFVRGMLEETKPTTFSELLQISGLSHGTDVWLGNAEDLVNNKTCRLKDVIGCRDNIMMDLIHWGVKPEVAFSTMESVRHGKGISDEDMAVLKDNDKIPDWYIPSCLKIKYMFPKAHATAYILMALRIAWFKVYYPEIYYTAYFSVRADLFDLVAMSHGKNTVKAAMKKIQDEGNDASAKDKSLLTVLEIANECLERGIKIKMVDINQSEATNFKILDKHTILAPFNAVPGLGNNAAKQIVAARAEQEFLSKEDLSKRGKVSQTIMEYLESNGVLEEMPDQNQLSLFDL; via the coding sequence GTGGCTGATAAGAACGAACTTTTTTTAAAGCTATTAAAGCAGGTAAAATTTCCCCAAGAATTTGCCGATAATGAACTTTTGCAAAAAGGTGAAATCGAAAACGTGGATGTGTACGCTAAAGAACATAGGTGGGATATCCATGTTTTTTTTGCTACACCGTTAAAATTTGCAACTTATGATGCTTTGTGCAAGGCAATCACAGCAACCTTCTCGGCCTTTGTAACGGTGCAGTTGTTTATTCGGACTAGAGATGGTTCAGACGAAACTTTGCCCGAGTATTGGCACTATGCCGTCGAGAATTCACAAATTTTGCAGCCAATGGCCCGCGAATTCATTGCTAACCACCAGCCGCAAAAAGAAGATAATCGTTGGGTAATTCCCGTCGACAATTCAATTGTTGATAGTTTGGTTGAGCAACAGATGTTGGACCAGCTTGCTGAGGAAATGCGTTCTTTTGGCTTTTTTAACTTGAAGTTTATCACGGAGGTTAATGAGCAAAATACCGATAATAATTTGGAGAGTTTACAGCAGCTGCAGCAGGAACATGAACAAAATATGCAGGAAGTATATGAAGCAGCTCCGGAAAAACCGAAGGAAAAGGTGCAAACTTATCCTACAAGAAAGACCAGTTACGGCAACCGCAAGCTTGATCAAAGTTTACCAATTACGCAAATTAAAGATATTGAAGACGGCAGCCGAAATATTGTTATTGAGGGCAATATCTTTAACATTGAAAGCCGTGAATTAAAAACTGGTTCAATTATTTTTACCGGTGAAATTACCGATTACACTGATTCAATCGGCTTTAAGAAGTTTGTTTCGGATAAGGAACAAGCCAAAAGCATGTCGGCGATTAAACCCGGTACCTGGGCTAAAATGCAAGGAACAGCGGCAGATGACCAGTGGCAACACGAAGTTGTCTTTAACATTTCCAGTTTTGAGATTGTTGAACATGTGGGCCGTGAAGAAAAATATCAGGGCGAGCAAAAACGGGTTGAGTTGCATCTGCATACTAACATGAGTCAGCTTGACGCTACGAATACCGCCACCGATTTTGTCATGGCTGCTAAAAAATTCGGGCAAAAAGCAATTGCGATTACCGATCATGGGGACGTTCAGGCCTTTCCTGAAGCTTATAATGCGGGTAAAAAGGCTGGGGTCAAAATTGTATACGGGGTTGAAGCCAATATGATTGATGATCATGCGCTGCTTGTACTAAATCCTGCACCAATGACTTATGAAGACCGTGAATTTGTTATTTTTGACGTTGAAACAACGGGTTTATCATCAGTTTATGACACGATTATTGAAATCGGCGCTGTTAAAATGAAAAACGGTGAGGTAATTGAGCGCTTTGACAAATTCATTAATCCGCACCACCCGTTGAGCGAGCAGACAATTAATTTAACCTCGATCACCGATGAAATGGTCGGTGCGGCTGATGATGAAGCGGTTGTGATCAAGCAATTCAAAGATTTTTATGGTACCGATCCTTTATGTGGCCATAACGTTCAGTTTGATGTTGGTTTTGTCAACGCAGCATTGAGACGTGCGGACTTGGATGAAATCAAGCAACCGGTTGTCGATACCTTGGAAGTGTCGCGTCTTCTTCATCCGGAACAAGCGCGGCATACATTGGATTCGCTGGTTAAAAAATATAATGTAGTCTTAGAACACCACCACCGGGCCAATCAAGATGCTGAAGCAACGGGTTACCTGATGTTTAAAATGCTGGATGCTTTTAAGAAGAAGTTCGGTGAAGATGATCTGGGTAAACTGAATGATTATGCTAAGGGGGGACAGGTGTATAAGCGGGCACGTCCGTCGCACATGACGATCTTGGCTCAGAATCAAGCGGGACTGAAAAACATGTACCGTTTGGTCTCAATTGCCAGCACGAAAGACTTTTACCGGATTCCGCGGACACCTAAGTCTGACTTAGCTGAAAATCATGCCGGCCTTCTTTATGGTTCTGGTTGCGGCGAAGGTGATGTTTTTGTTGCCATGATGCAGAAGGGCTATGACGAAGCCCGAAAAAAAGCCAAGTTTTATGACTATTTAGAAGTGCAACCGCCAGCCGCTTATTCCCAGCTAATTGCAGATAATTTAATTGCGGATGAGGCCGAACTTGAGGAAATTTTGGCTAATATTTATAAGTTAGGCAAAGAACTGAATAAGCCGGTTGTGGCAACGGGGGATGTTCACTATCTTGACCCGCATGATGCAATTTACCGGACAATTTTGATTTCGGCGCAGCGCAGTAACCCCGATCGCAATAAGGAGCAACCGGATCTGCATTTTTACACAACACAGGAAATGCTTGAAGCCTTTGACTTTTTGGGTAAGGATGTTGCTCAAGAAATTGTGATTGATAATCCGCGTGCAATTGCGGATTCAGTGGAAGAAATCGCCCCGATTAAGGATGGTTTATATCCACCGCATATTAAGAATGCCGATGAGGAAATGAAGCGACTAACTTATGATAAGGCATACGAATTATACGGTAAGCCACTGCCTAAAATAGTTGCTGATCGGATTGAAATGGAATTAAATTCGATTATTTCTAATGGTTATGCGGTTATTTATCTGATTTCGCAGCGGCTTGTTGCCAAGTCTAATAAGGACGGCTACCTGGTTGGTTCGCGGGGATCTGTTGGCTCGAGTTTAGTTGCAACAATGTCAGGAATTACCGAAGTTAACCCCCTTGCACCGCATTATCGCTGCCCGCAATGTAAGTATTCCGAATTTTTTGAAAATGGTGAATATGGATCGGGGTTTGATCTGCCAGACAAGAAATGTCCAGAGTGCGGGACGGAATTAGTTAAGGACGGGCAAGATATTCCGTTTGCTACGTTCCTAGGCTTTCATGGTGACAAGGTCCCTGATATTGATCTGAACTTTTCGGGGGACTATCAGCCGGTTGCCCATAACTTTATCCGGGTAATGTTTGGTCCGGACAATTCTTACCGGGCTGGCACAATTGCCACGGTTGCCGATAAGACCGCCTATGGCTATGCTAAGCACTTTGATGAGGAGCGTGAACTGAAGTTGCGGGGTGCAGAGCTTGACCGGCTGGCAGCGGGCGTCAGTGGTGTTAAGCGGACAACAGGACAGCACCCAGCGGGGATAGTCGTTGTTCCTGATGATATGGATATCTACGATTTTACCCCAGTGCAGTATCCGGCTGATGATGTCAATGCGGCGTGGCTGACGACCCACTTTGACTTTCATTCCATTCACGATAATATCTTGAAATTTGATATCCTGGGTCATGATGACCCAACGATGATCAGGATGCTGCAAGATTTGTCGGGGATTGATCCGTTGACAATTCCGCCGGATGATCCGGGAGTAATGTCGCTGTTTTCTAGTCCGAAGATTTTGGGTGTGACGCCGGAACAGATTCAGTCGAAAACGGGGACCTTGGGTGTACCGGAATTTGGGACAAGATTTGTCCGGGGGATGCTTGAAGAAACTAAGCCGACCACTTTTAGTGAATTACTGCAGATTTCCGGTTTGTCCCACGGTACCGATGTTTGGCTGGGTAATGCTGAGGATCTGGTTAATAACAAAACCTGCAGGTTAAAGGATGTTATCGGTTGTCGTGACAACATCATGATGGACTTGATTCACTGGGGCGTTAAACCGGAGGTTGCCTTTTCTACGATGGAATCAGTGCGGCACGGTAAAGGCATCAGTGATGAAGACATGGCTGTTTTGAAGGATAATGATAAAATTCCTGACTGGTATATCCCGTCATGTTTGAAAATTAAATACATGTTTCCGAAAGCTCATGCCACCGCTTATATTTTGATGGCTTTGCGCATTGCTTGGTTTAAGGTTTATTATCCAGAAATTTATTACACCGCATACTTTTCTGTTCGGGCCGATTTATTTGATTTAGTTGCGATGAGCCACGGTAAAAACACGGTGAAGGCAGCTATGAAAAAGATCCAGGATGAAGGCAATGATGCTTCCGCTAAGGATAAAAGCTTGCTGACAGTCTTGGAGATTGCCAACGAATGTCTGGAGCGGGGAATCAAGATCAAGATGGTCGATATTAACCAATCGGAAGCGACTAATTTCAAGATTTTAGATAAGCACACAATTTTAGCGCCGTTTAATGCTGTTCCCGGCTTGGGCAACAATGCCGCTAAGCAGATTGTGGCAGCAAGGGCGGAACAAGAATTTTTATCCAAAGAAGACCTGTCCAAACGCGGCAAGGTTTCGCAAACGATCATGGAATATTTGGAAAGTAATGGTGTTTTGGAAGAGATGCCCGACCAAAACCAGTTATCACTCTTTGACCTCTAA
- a CDS encoding proline--tRNA ligase yields the protein MRQSKFFMPTLKEAPADAVAESHKLMLRGGYIRQVTAGVYAYLPLGYRVLRKAEKIMEEEMEKIDVPEVSMPHFLPASLWEDSGRLQKYGPEMFRLKDRHGRESLLGPTHEETFTEIVAKNLKSYKQMPIALYQIQTKFRDENRPRFGLLRGREFIMLDAYSFAATKEQLDKQFDDEKQAFENIYRRCGLVVNPVIADSGTMGGKNSTEFQAPAAIGEDTIATNETGTYSANLEMAESIDTFKAKAEEPKELVKVATPGQKTIAELAKFLEIPETRIVKSVLYIVNETEHVLVLLRGDKQVNEVKLTHLLDADSLRPATDDELVAITGAEKGGVGPVKANWADKIIADNTVKGLDNFVVGANETGYQLKNVNLNRDFQVDQFGDIRVANEGEPDPVDHLPLKFTTSIEVGHIFKLGTYYTKTMGASFLDENGKAQPVIMGSYGIGVTRMMSAIVEQHLTKFGIAWPKEIAPFAIHIVQMKMKDEAQTKLAQQLEQQLSKNYDVLYDDRNERAGVKFADADLVGAPIRITIGKKAADRVVEVKRPSDAKANEIAVDQLNDFVTKELG from the coding sequence ATGCGTCAATCTAAATTTTTTATGCCAACTCTGAAAGAAGCGCCAGCAGATGCTGTAGCCGAGAGCCATAAGTTAATGCTGCGGGGCGGCTATATTCGCCAAGTTACCGCTGGTGTTTATGCATACTTACCTTTGGGCTACCGCGTTTTGCGCAAGGCAGAAAAAATCATGGAAGAAGAAATGGAAAAAATTGATGTTCCAGAAGTTTCCATGCCGCACTTTTTGCCAGCGTCTTTGTGGGAAGACTCGGGACGCTTGCAAAAGTATGGTCCGGAAATGTTTCGTTTGAAAGACCGGCACGGACGTGAAAGCTTGCTTGGCCCAACGCATGAAGAAACTTTTACGGAAATTGTTGCTAAGAACTTAAAGAGCTACAAGCAGATGCCAATTGCGCTTTACCAGATCCAAACCAAGTTTCGGGATGAAAATCGGCCACGGTTTGGTTTGCTCCGGGGCCGGGAATTCATTATGCTTGATGCCTATAGCTTTGCTGCTACAAAAGAGCAGCTAGACAAGCAGTTTGATGATGAAAAGCAGGCTTTTGAGAATATTTATCGCCGCTGTGGTCTTGTTGTCAATCCAGTTATTGCCGATTCCGGTACGATGGGTGGTAAAAACTCGACGGAATTTCAGGCGCCGGCAGCAATCGGTGAAGATACAATTGCAACCAATGAAACGGGAACATATTCGGCTAATTTGGAAATGGCAGAAAGTATTGATACATTTAAAGCAAAAGCTGAAGAGCCGAAAGAGCTTGTTAAGGTGGCGACACCAGGGCAAAAAACGATTGCTGAATTAGCCAAATTTTTAGAAATTCCTGAAACGAGAATCGTTAAGAGTGTTCTTTATATTGTAAATGAAACTGAACATGTTTTAGTTTTGCTGCGCGGAGACAAGCAGGTAAACGAAGTTAAATTGACGCATTTACTGGATGCTGATAGTTTGCGGCCGGCAACTGATGATGAGTTAGTTGCGATTACCGGTGCAGAAAAGGGCGGTGTTGGTCCAGTTAAAGCTAATTGGGCTGATAAGATTATCGCTGATAATACGGTTAAGGGTCTTGATAATTTTGTAGTTGGCGCCAACGAAACAGGCTACCAACTGAAAAACGTCAACCTTAACCGGGATTTTCAGGTTGATCAGTTTGGTGATATTCGGGTTGCCAATGAAGGCGAACCGGATCCGGTTGATCATTTGCCATTAAAATTTACGACCTCGATTGAAGTTGGGCATATTTTTAAGCTGGGTACATATTATACTAAGACGATGGGTGCGAGCTTTTTAGATGAAAATGGCAAGGCACAGCCAGTGATCATGGGTTCATATGGTATTGGCGTCACGCGGATGATGTCAGCCATTGTTGAGCAGCATCTGACTAAGTTTGGGATTGCGTGGCCAAAGGAAATTGCTCCGTTTGCGATTCACATTGTACAGATGAAGATGAAGGACGAAGCGCAAACTAAGCTGGCCCAGCAGCTTGAGCAGCAATTAAGCAAAAATTACGATGTCTTATACGACGACCGTAATGAACGTGCCGGTGTTAAGTTTGCCGATGCTGATTTAGTTGGTGCGCCAATTAGAATTACAATCGGCAAAAAGGCAGCGGACAGAGTTGTTGAAGTTAAACGGCCAAGCGATGCCAAGGCAAATGAAATAGCGGTTGACCAATTGAATGATTTTGTGACTAAAGAGTTAGGATAA
- the rseP gene encoding RIP metalloprotease RseP, protein MKGILIFLVVFGILVFVHEFGHFIVAKKSGILVREFSIGMGPKLLQIRRNPTTYTIRWLPLGGYVRLASGDEESQIDPGTTVILQLNQQNEVVRIDASESEMPIEGIPVQVIAADLVDSLTITGYENGDETKKITYRVNHDATIIGKDKTELIIAPRDTQFQNANIWQKLATNLAGPLMNIILGFVVFLLWTYTVPGPATTTIAKVEPGSPAQTAQIKPGDRLVAINGHKTDSFLAVSTQIDQSKGKILKIKVEQDKQQRTLSVKPQAKMAGEEIVYQIGIQAKTDESVAGKFKRGWDTAVSTTGMIFSAVGGLFRHFSLNKLSGPVGIYSETSQVSQMGFSYILAFLAMISINLGIVNLIPIPGLDGGKLLLNLIQLVRGKPISQNHEAIVELVGFGLLLILIIAVTGNDIYRYFIK, encoded by the coding sequence GTGAAGGGAATCCTAATCTTTTTAGTTGTCTTTGGTATACTGGTTTTTGTCCATGAATTTGGGCATTTTATTGTGGCAAAAAAATCGGGAATCCTTGTTCGCGAATTTTCCATTGGTATGGGGCCTAAGCTGTTACAAATTAGGCGCAATCCGACTACTTATACAATTCGCTGGCTGCCATTAGGCGGCTATGTTCGTTTGGCAAGCGGTGACGAAGAAAGTCAAATCGATCCGGGAACGACAGTGATTCTGCAGCTAAACCAGCAAAATGAAGTTGTCCGAATTGATGCGTCAGAATCCGAAATGCCGATTGAAGGCATTCCTGTTCAAGTCATTGCTGCTGATTTGGTCGATTCATTAACGATTACCGGCTACGAAAATGGTGATGAAACTAAGAAAATTACGTATCGGGTTAATCATGATGCAACAATTATCGGTAAAGATAAGACAGAATTAATTATTGCGCCGCGGGACACACAGTTTCAAAATGCCAATATTTGGCAGAAATTGGCAACCAATCTTGCAGGTCCGCTGATGAATATTATTTTAGGCTTTGTCGTGTTCTTGCTGTGGACCTATACTGTTCCGGGTCCGGCGACGACAACCATTGCCAAGGTAGAGCCCGGTTCGCCGGCACAAACAGCCCAGATTAAACCGGGCGACCGGCTGGTTGCAATAAATGGGCACAAGACAGACAGCTTTCTTGCTGTGTCAACGCAAATTGATCAAAGTAAGGGTAAAATTCTGAAAATCAAGGTTGAACAAGACAAACAACAGCGAACGCTTAGTGTTAAGCCTCAGGCAAAGATGGCCGGTGAAGAGATTGTCTACCAAATTGGAATTCAGGCGAAAACCGATGAAAGTGTTGCCGGTAAGTTTAAGCGCGGCTGGGATACTGCCGTTTCAACCACTGGAATGATTTTTTCTGCTGTTGGCGGTTTATTTAGGCACTTTAGCCTGAATAAGCTGTCTGGACCGGTTGGAATTTATTCGGAAACTTCGCAGGTGTCACAGATGGGCTTTTCCTATATCCTAGCCTTTTTAGCGATGATCTCGATTAATTTGGGAATTGTCAATCTAATTCCGATCCCGGGATTAGACGGTGGAAAGCTGCTGCTCAACTTGATCCAGTTAGTCAGAGGAAAGCCAATTTCACAAAATCATGAAGCCATTGTTGAACTGGTTGGCTTCGGTCTGTTGTTGATTTTAATTATTGCTGTAACCGGTAATGATATTTACCGCTACTTTATTAAATAA
- a CDS encoding phosphatidate cytidylyltransferase, with protein sequence MKQRVITAVVALILFIPIVIAGGLWMDWLTVAFAAVGISEIFLMKKQILVSLNFVLALLATITWAVPDSFFKGMPWHWTKFGVYFALIMLMLTWTVLSKNKTTFDDVGVYTLGSLYIGTGFHYMAAIRNGANGLALLCYVFVVVWLTDTGAYMIGRKIGKHKLWPVISPNKTWEGSIGGTVLAVICAAVYVYFVKVGYPQVQMIIAAFFLSIVGQMGDLVESAYKRFYNVKDSGKILPGHGGILDRFDSMLFVLPVVAALLGIIH encoded by the coding sequence ATGAAACAACGTGTTATTACGGCAGTGGTTGCCTTAATTTTATTTATTCCGATTGTAATTGCAGGCGGACTCTGGATGGACTGGCTGACAGTAGCTTTTGCTGCTGTGGGTATCAGTGAAATCTTTTTGATGAAAAAACAAATCTTGGTTTCATTAAATTTTGTTTTAGCATTGCTTGCAACGATTACGTGGGCGGTTCCCGATAGTTTCTTCAAGGGGATGCCATGGCACTGGACCAAGTTTGGTGTTTATTTTGCATTAATCATGCTAATGCTGACTTGGACGGTTTTGTCTAAAAATAAAACGACCTTTGACGATGTTGGTGTTTATACCTTGGGTTCACTTTATATTGGCACCGGTTTTCACTACATGGCCGCCATTAGAAATGGCGCTAATGGCTTGGCCCTTCTTTGCTACGTGTTTGTAGTTGTGTGGCTGACCGATACCGGTGCTTACATGATTGGTCGTAAGATCGGCAAACATAAGCTGTGGCCGGTAATTAGTCCCAACAAAACCTGGGAAGGTTCAATTGGTGGAACGGTGTTAGCGGTGATTTGTGCGGCGGTCTATGTTTACTTTGTCAAAGTTGGCTATCCTCAAGTCCAAATGATTATCGCTGCCTTTTTCCTGTCAATTGTTGGTCAAATGGGCGATTTAGTTGAGTCTGCTTATAAACGCTTTTATAATGTCAAGGATTCCGGCAAAATTTTGCCGGGACACGGCGGTATTTTAGATCGTTTTGACAGCATGTTGTTTGTATTGCCGGTTGTTGCGGCATTACTGGGAATAATACACTAG
- a CDS encoding isoprenyl transferase, which yields MGKNQLNHLAIIMDGNGRWAKARKQPRVAGHYAGMNNVETIALAADKLGVKVLSLYAFSTENWARPKEEVAYLMNLPVRFFDKFMPSLMKNNVKVNIMGYLNDLPKKTYDVVQRAMRETADNTGLVLNFAFNYGARKEITSAMKELGGMIESGSITSQEITEEMISDRLMTANFGQYRDPDLLIRTSGEQRLSNFLLWQLAYSELAFSEKYWPDFNEKDLQGFVGNFAKRHRRFGKVDESDS from the coding sequence ATGGGAAAAAACCAATTAAATCATTTAGCGATTATCATGGACGGCAATGGGCGCTGGGCAAAAGCGCGCAAGCAGCCCCGTGTCGCCGGTCATTATGCCGGAATGAATAATGTTGAAACGATTGCGCTGGCTGCCGATAAACTTGGCGTAAAAGTATTGAGCCTTTATGCTTTTTCAACGGAAAATTGGGCACGCCCCAAAGAAGAAGTGGCATATTTAATGAATCTACCGGTACGTTTTTTTGACAAATTTATGCCAAGTTTAATGAAAAATAATGTTAAAGTAAACATTATGGGTTATTTAAATGATCTGCCCAAGAAAACCTATGATGTGGTTCAGCGGGCCATGCGGGAGACCGCAGATAATACCGGTTTGGTGCTGAATTTTGCATTTAACTATGGTGCGCGCAAGGAAATCACGTCGGCCATGAAAGAACTTGGCGGGATGATTGAAAGCGGCAGCATAACGAGCCAGGAAATCACTGAAGAAATGATTTCTGACCGCTTGATGACGGCTAATTTTGGGCAATACCGTGATCCCGATCTGTTGATTCGGACATCGGGTGAACAGCGGCTGTCGAATTTTCTTCTTTGGCAACTGGCTTATTCCGAGCTGGCATTTAGTGAAAAATATTGGCCGGATTTCAATGAAAAAGATTTGCAAGGCTTTGTAGGAAATTTTGCTAAGCGACACCGGCGGTTTGGCAAAGTTGATGAATCAGATAGTTAG
- the frr gene encoding ribosome recycling factor, with translation MDNETIKNTKTNMEKSIEVYQKNLGSIRAGVANAAILEGVKVDYYGAPTPLTQMSSVTIPEPRVLLITPYDQNSLDEIEHALLASNLGLTPANDGKVIRLVIPQLTGERRQEIAKEVNKSAEEAKIAVRNVRRDAMNSLKKQEKDDEITEDEQRNLEKQVQKATDNATKKIDELADTKRKEITQG, from the coding sequence ATGGATAACGAGACAATAAAAAATACCAAGACAAATATGGAAAAATCGATTGAAGTTTACCAAAAAAATCTGGGTTCAATCCGTGCTGGTGTAGCAAATGCTGCAATTCTTGAAGGAGTTAAGGTGGACTATTACGGTGCACCGACGCCGCTGACGCAAATGTCGAGTGTGACAATTCCCGAACCACGGGTCCTGCTGATTACACCGTATGACCAAAATAGTCTTGATGAAATTGAGCATGCTCTTTTGGCATCTAATCTGGGACTAACCCCGGCAAATGACGGCAAGGTAATCAGATTGGTAATTCCGCAATTAACTGGGGAAAGAAGACAGGAGATTGCTAAGGAAGTTAACAAGTCAGCCGAAGAAGCCAAAATTGCTGTCAGAAATGTTCGCCGGGATGCAATGAACAGTCTCAAAAAGCAAGAAAAAGATGACGAAATTACGGAAGACGAGCAGCGCAATTTAGAAAAACAGGTCCAAAAAGCCACTGATAATGCAACGAAAAAAATCGATGAGCTTGCCGACACTAAGCGCAAAGAGATCACACAAGGCTAA
- the pyrH gene encoding UMP kinase, translating to MTQVKYKRIILKISGEALAGDNGSGINPTVIGHLAEEIKSVHELGVQIGIVCGGGNMWRGETGEKLGMERSQADYMGMLATIMNGLALQDGLEHVGVPTRLQTSIEMRQIAEPYIRRKAIRHLEKGRVVIMGGGTGNPYFSTDTTAALRAAEIGADVILMAKNGVDGVYTADPKIDPHAKKYTELTQLDIIAKNLKVMDRTASSLSMDTNIPLIVFNVNTEGNIKKVVMGENIGTVIEGGK from the coding sequence ATGACTCAGGTTAAATATAAACGCATTATTTTAAAAATATCGGGTGAGGCACTGGCCGGTGACAATGGCAGTGGCATTAACCCCACGGTGATCGGTCATTTGGCGGAAGAAATTAAATCGGTGCACGAGTTGGGCGTGCAGATTGGTATTGTCTGCGGCGGCGGCAACATGTGGCGCGGTGAAACAGGCGAAAAGCTGGGTATGGAACGCTCGCAGGCTGACTATATGGGAATGCTTGCTACCATTATGAACGGTCTTGCACTGCAAGATGGGCTTGAGCATGTCGGTGTGCCGACAAGATTGCAGACGTCAATTGAAATGCGGCAGATTGCCGAGCCTTATATCAGAAGAAAGGCAATTCGTCACCTGGAAAAGGGCCGTGTAGTCATCATGGGCGGCGGCACGGGCAATCCGTATTTTTCAACGGATACGACTGCTGCTTTACGGGCAGCGGAGATCGGTGCAGACGTAATTTTGATGGCTAAAAATGGCGTTGATGGCGTTTATACCGCCGATCCGAAGATTGATCCGCACGCAAAGAAGTATACCGAATTGACCCAGCTTGACATCATTGCCAAGAACCTAAAGGTGATGGACCGAACGGCTAGTTCTTTGTCGATGGACACAAATATTCCGCTGATTGTTTTTAATGTCAACACTGAAGGCAATATTAAAAAAGTAGTAATGGGCGAAAATATTGGAACAGTTATTGAAGGAGGGAAATAA